Proteins from a genomic interval of Sander vitreus isolate 19-12246 chromosome 6, sanVit1, whole genome shotgun sequence:
- the apoc2 gene encoding apolipoprotein C-II, which produces MNKLLVITGLVALLALSAESFRMPRQAEEEQGTLTKITGTIRSYYDNAVNTANGYLDSIKGLKLEEKAKNLYTDTTTVVSTYAGILHDQMYHIFYQS; this is translated from the exons ATGAATAAGCTGCTTGTCATTACTGGGCTGGTAGCGCTCCTCGCTCTCA GCGCTGAAAGCTTCCGTATGCCGaggcaggctgaggaggagcaggGGACCCTGACCAAGATCACAGGCACCATAAGGTCCTACTATGACAACGCTGTCAACACTGCCAATGGATACCTGGATAGCATCAAGGGTCTGAAGCTGGAGGAGAAGGCAAA GAATCTTTACACTGATACTACCACAGTCGTGAGCACATACGCTGGCATCTTACACGACCAGATGTACCACATCTTTTACCAGAGTTAA